In the Oceanispirochaeta sp. genome, CAATTGCAATGAGAGAGGGAAAGAAGAAATAGAAAAAGAAATCGATCAGGTAGCAGACACAGGCACAGATGAGTAATATCCCAATGATTCTGGGTATAAAACCGGATTTGAAAATGAGAAGGCCAAGGGGAAGTAGCCAGAGACCCCAGAAAA is a window encoding:
- a CDS encoding DUF4386 family protein; translation: FWGLWLLPLGLLIFKSGFIPRIIGILLICACVCYLIDFFFYFFFPSLIAIADLPLSLVETTAEVVFILWLLIKGVIKKKVT